One part of the Humulus lupulus chromosome 9, drHumLupu1.1, whole genome shotgun sequence genome encodes these proteins:
- the LOC133799588 gene encoding expansin-like B1, translated as CHPTDSGEGDRTDFILIPQAFKKLVLPNVDKKLLSYGVVEVEYKRISCKYPCYKDKVTYKINENNNYPYYLALSVLYVSGQNDITAVELWQEDTKQWKPMRRAYGAVWDMANPPTSSGPITLGFQSTTSLGYSYWVRSTNAIPNVWKVGAAYEATAKLITK; from the exons TGTCATCCTACTGATTCTGGGGAAGGTGATAGGACTGACTTCATACTCATCCCACAAGCCTTCAAAAAGTTGGTTCTTCCAAACGTTGACAAAAAGTTACTCAGTTATGGTGTGGTTGAAGTAGAATATAAAAGGATCTCTTGCAAGTACCCATGTTACAAGGACAAGGTCACCTACAAGATCAATGAAAATAACAATTATCCATACTACTTGGCTTTAAGTGTTTTATATGTAAGCGGCCAAAACGACATCACAGCGGTTGAATTGTGGCAa GAGGATACAAAACAATGGAAACCCATGCGCAGAGCCTATGGGGCAGTTTGGGACATGGCAAATCCACCAACAAGCAGCGGACCGATCACCTTGGGATTCCAATCTACAACCAGTTTAGGGTACAGTTATTGGGTTCGCTCTACCAATGCCATACCCAATGTCTGGAAGGTTGGGGCTGCTTATGAGGCCACTGCTAAACTCATcactaaataa
- the LOC133799587 gene encoding probable receptor-like serine/threonine-protein kinase At5g57670 encodes MTLDHDPSFEPLMILISVELNKHGSGEEAAAEKKAPNPNGEEDCVGVVGTESFQRPIWKCFSFEEISEATDGFSSDNLVGKGGYAEVYKGILRNADEIGVKRLTKTASEERKEKDFLTGIGTIGHVHHRNILSLLGCCIDSGLYLIFQFSSIGFVASLLHGENLTPMDWKTRYKIAIGTIFVFLKLKTAKYRSQYLKKKGK; translated from the exons atgaccctcgatcACGATCCTAGTTTTGAGCCCCTAATG ATTCTAATTAGTGTAGAGCTCAACAAACATGGCAGTGGCGAAGAAGCAGCAGCAGAGAAGAAAGCTCCAAACCCCAATGGTGAAGAAGACTGTGTTGGAGTTGTAGGAACCGAGTCTTTTCAGAGACCCATTTGGAAATGCTTCTCTTTTGAAGAAATCTCCGAGGCCACCGATGGTTTTAGCTCAG ATAATTTGGTCGGAAAAGGAGGCTATGCAGAGGTATATAAAGGAATTTTGAGAAATGCAGACGAAATAGGTGTGAAAAGGCTCACAAAAACAGCTTCggaagagagaaaagagaaagatTTTTTGACTGGGATTGGAACCATTGGCCATGTCCACCATAGAAACATTTTATCACTCCTTGGTTGTTGTATTGATAGTGGTCTTTACCTCATTTTCCAATTCTCTTCCATAGGCTTTGTTGCTTCTCTTCTCCATG GTGAAAATTTGACACCTATGGATTGGAAAACAAGGTATAAAATAGCCATTGGTACCATTTTCGTTTTCTTGAAGCTAAAGACAGCCAAATATCGAAGCCAATatctgaaaaagaaaggaaaataa